ttttctaattaaaaaaatacaactttgaCTTATTTACTCGATAATGACTTACCATCTCATTATGTTTACTTTTAACTCGTTTTTATTTAGtaattttgagcttttatttaataattttgacACGTTTCATAATTATAACTTACCATATCAtacttttgactgtttttcaaTAATTATGACTTACTTTTGCATAATTCAGAGGTTGGATTTctatttttaagatatttttttcttttttaaacagtggcacaaaaatgagcaactaacagctagttaacctGGAAACAAATGAGTTTCTACCTGGTGGTTTTtggaagaataaaaaaaaaaaaaaaaaaccatcatTCATTAATTCATTAATCTATAATAAAATTATCGTGGACGCTATGTAATATGAAGCACTAAGTTCCTGTGAACCAGGAAGTGAATGAGGAAGTAgcagctagttaaccaggaaaaGAATGAAGCACTATTTAACCATTAGTTAACATGTAGACAGTGGATAACTCAATATCAAATGTACGCAGTACTGAATGATTGCTTAATAGAAAAGAATGTTAGATAAAATAAtactttttgtattttcagaGAATTAGTGACACCATATTTGCAAGTTACTATTTGCCAGTGGTTAAATTGTggataaatctttttaaatcttaCAAAGTCACTGATTTCTTTCAGTTTATGATCATATTGGCTTGCCACTTCAGACTTAATCATTCCTTAATGACTGTCAGTGGTGAATAAAGTTACCCTCTTATTCTAAGTATGATAGTGGGTTGCTGCTCATATGCTTTATCCCTTCTGGTTCCCTGGTTAACTTcctgtaattagttactttttcACTATACAtgccagtttttctttttactctttcagtaaatacaaagtaaataagaattatatttttgataaatgaGTTTTATGCCTAAAGAGCATATGAAGGGATGTTTTTAACTGTGCATACATGTCGTGCTGAGACTTAAATGGTGGTGCTGTGGGGATTTTCCAAACTAAAGGGGAGCAGAACACATCAGACATTTCCATGCTTATGTTTATCAGTATAGGGCAGAGCTGGGAGGGAAAATAGATGTACTTTCCCATGATGTGAGGACTAATCTGactggtttatgagatttgcttGCTGATATCTTGATTGCTTAACAGTTATTTCCTCAAACATGATGTTTCTGATGTATGgagttcagaaaaaaacatgactgatgtattttttaaactcatcCAAATGGTTTGTGagtctttgcatttttaagaaataCTGTGTGTTAAATTATAGCTATAAAAGAAGGAATTTCAGTAGAGACAGTTTTAATAAAGTGCATTTTATTGATTTGTCATTAAAGTGATTTGATTTAAGCTGTTGaatcatttttgtctgttttgttatGAGCCACTACTTCTAACAGCTGTGCATTAGTAtaagaaaagacaaagacaatCTTCTGTCCatgattaaaagaagagaggtGATATCAAGCATTAATAGTCTGTAAGTGGGACTGTCTTAAAAACAACACTGCAGTCAGCCAGTCATAAATGCCACACACACTCTCCTCTAGTTCTCGTCCTGTGCTGCAGCAGGCTGCGGGCCCATGATGCTGTCAATCCACTCAGTGTAGTGAGAAATGACGGTGTAAATTCCAGGCTTTTTTAGTTGACCACACTTCTTTCCTCCGTTAGAAGTGACGCCCACTGCGATGCCGTTGTAGAGCAGTGGGCCTCCAGAGTCACCCTAAAGGTTAACAGAGACACGGTCAGGGAGGGAAATGACAGCTTTAGGAGAACAGATGCACATAAAACTACCATAGAttttaaataacaaacaaacCTGTGTGCAAATAACCATAAACATCGATTCTAATTACCAGCAGGAGGCAACTCCACTTATGCAAGACAAGGCAGACacagccccaattccaaaaaagctggggcttaaatgattaaaatgatttgcaaatctcataaacctcaTAATATTTTATTCACTACAGAGCATAaccaacatatcagatgttgaaactgaaatcatgaaaacattacctcattttgacttttatagcagcaacacatctcaaaaaagttgggacagggtaACAAgaggctagaaaagtaagtggttcTCATAAAAATGGCAATGATTCTGTGCTTGAAATCACTGCCGGCTTAGAGAcccttccagaaatcactgtctgccAACACAGTCCACCGTGCCATTCACATTAAAGCTGCAGAATTAGAAAAATCCTTAAAAGAACATGCTCCACTGTCTTTTCTGGgccaaaattgatttaaaatggaaTGCTAGAAAACCATGGATGCTGTGTCCTACAGATGAGAGGAATCATTCAGCTTGTTATCAGAGTACACTCCAAAAGGCAGCATCTCTGATGTTAGGGGTTagattagtgcctatggcatgggcagcttactgCCTCCACTTTCTCCATGTCCTAAAGAGGAACAACCTCTATGAAAGGATGCTGGTGGACAAGGCAAGGACCTCCAGAGGCAAGGAAGACCCAGAACTGTTGAACatctagaatcctacatcaagtatgaatgggacaacattcctctcccaaaactcaagCAACTGGTCTCTTCACTTCTTAGACATTTACAGACTAAAAGAagatggtaaacatggccctgtccttaCTTCAGTTAAAGACCTGCTTGATagatatgtttgtttttatttcacatttgcTTTGGGAATataatcttttttatttcaacgCCAATAAAGGCTTTCTGATTTCAagtatttttatccatttatggTCTGTATAAAAAGTCTCACTGCAGTCTTTTACAGCATAAACTGGCTTGAAgatattgttttaaaagtaaaaatattgctctcAAAAGGTCTCATTTAATTCAGAATAAATGATGACCAAACCCCCATCATAATTTAGATTAAATGGGAGGGTGATGAACTCAAACTTACGTCACAGCTGTCTGCCATCTTGTGTGGTTGATCACAGGGGTCTGGACACACTTTATGAGCACAGATCATGTTGGAGGTGAACTTTCTGCCAAAGTAGTCGCTGCGGCTGCATCGAGCAGAGACGATCACTTCAACCACCACCTCCTGGAGCTTGTCCGGCCTGAAGCTCAGGTTATCCAGAGACCCCCATCCGGCTGTCTCGACTTCTGCGCCTGTGGTGGGGTTAGTTCCACCTGCTCGCAGGTATTCCAATGCTCTGACTGCTTCAGAGGCGTTAAACGGACGATCCAActgtaaatgtcaaacaaaaataaacaagaatgCATCACATTTTTGGTTCTTTCACTCTTTCATCTCTAGATAGCAGTAACATTCAGACTGAAGCTgtgaaatcataaaaaaatgaaagaaaaagtacCACTTACTTTAACCAGAGAGATGTCATTATCAAAATTGTAAGAGCTGTAACTTGGGTGGTTGTGAACCTCCAAAATGTCAAACGTCTGCTTTGTTTCTTCAGCTTCACTCAGAGAATGGAGACCAAGGACTACTTTTCTCCCATTTGCCCTGTGATAAGAATAAATAAGAATGAGTgcaggtaaataaaaacactgttgtATGTTAAAACTACTGtctctcttttattttatatcctCTTAATCTTAAAATGGACAAACATTAACATGATAATGAGGATCCTACCTGATCTGTAATAAAGAGAGGAGTATGTTAACACTTTATGGACTGGGGTGGACAATCTTGGGCATTTACTCAggcccgtccacacagagatgaaaacaatatattgccattttgttttgaaaagttttctgtaaacacgggatcgtttcaggaaatatccgcgtaagcaTGGGACCactgaaaatgtctgaaaacgCTAAGATAGATAGGGAAAaccagttaaaagtggcaaaaaaaaaatttaaaggggtaaaaatggatGGACAATGGAGAAAAtaggctaaaaagtggcaaaaaaatgcttaaatgtggcaaaaattggcaaaaaaagggcaaacagCAGTTAAAAATTGGTACAAATGctttgaatgggcaaaaaaagcagtcaatggtaagaagtggttaaaaagtggtaaaaatgggttaaaaggtgcaaaaatggaaTGACagtggagaaaagcagttaaaaggtagcaaaaaaataactttaattgcaaacaaagagccaaaaaaatggagaaagcACTGAAAgagttggcaaaaaatgggctaaagggggcaaaaattggcagaaaatggtgaaaaacagttaaaaattggtaaaaatgccTTGAAGGGGCAAGAAAAAGCAGTAAATGTTgagaagtggtttaaaagttggcaaaaatgagtcaaaaattgtcagaaacagagatgaaaCAAGTGATCAAAAGGGACCCAAATAAGTAATGTgcacatcagaacccaataataaaCACTTTTTGCTTGCAAATGAGCAACTTTTAGCCAGGACACTAGCACCAGTGCTAGTGATCAGACACACATGAATTGATATCATCAGTGAATCACAGCTGGTGAGGGTCTGTTCGCTGGGTTTTTCAAGGACCCAGCCTATTCTGTAGGCAGGCCTGCGATAGTACATTAGTCAGAAGGCAGATGAACAATTAGTCCTGTTAGTACATGTAGATCATGATGATAGCAAATAGGACAAGATCAGTTGGCTAACAATGGAAATGGGGACTTGAAATATAATCCTGTTCAGCACTGTGGAAAGAAAAGGCTTCAGTGAGCTGGTGGTGTTTGTCAAGCCTGAGTTAAAGCCACCATCATACATGAGTTGcatgttttggtctgtggaGAAGCTGATGACCAGAGAAATCTGAACTTTATCATTTATACTATGGAGCtccatgttgttgttttatctatatttataaGACTTAGGCACAAATAATAAACCTGTTAGTTATCATCTCCAGCTTTGTCAACTAGAACTGGGATTAGAAGTTCTGATTagcagaaaacacagaaaacatagtGATCAACCTGCAGGACTTTGTGCAACATAAAATCACTGTAAAATTCCACCCCTACAATTTCAGGAGGGCATTCTTTGCATCAGAATACAGAATTATTCTCACCCTGTTGGCAGGCAGTGAACGGCAGTCATCACCCACTGATCAGCGATCACAAACCCTCCACACTCATGTTTCATTGTCTCTCCTTCCTGAACCTGGATGGAGGCCATGTAGGGACGGGAGTGTGGCGCAGCCTCTCTGCCACCAATTATACCTTCACCTATAATGATAGAAATTCACATTCACAGTGAAAACTTCCAGAATATATAAATGACAGGACTCTGGTTTAGTGCAATAACATACAAGAGATCAGAGCATCATAACTTTATGATAAGATAACTAAAAATCCTCGTCATTACGGGCATCTAAGTTTAGAAATTAAGATGATGAGCAATCTCAGCATAAACTCACCGTGTGaaatgaaggcaaaaatgaAAGCTGCAACAACGAGAGCTTCTTTCTCTGCCATCATGATGTCAGTTTAACTAAACTGAGCTCAAGAGCTGTGGAAATTTAAAGGCTTCCACTTGaaggaaaaaagtcataaatcaaGGAGATATGGTGCAAGACACAAGTGGGAGTCAGACATCCTCCCAATGCATGTTTCCtggaagaaaaacaggaaagcaAACATGTTCACAAACAACTTACTCTTCTCACTACAAATGCTGCAATGTCTtcaaatttgagatttttttatcCTTATTGAATCATTTCTCATGTGATAAGGtggatttttaaattcatttcacATCAGTcaccatgttttcatgtttgactGAAGATGAACCCAGAAATCCTCTTCATTTATAAGAGAAACGCTCAGATCGCATTccagaaagtgaaaataaatcaatgatTTAATTTTAGGTTATATAATGCTGATATTTGGATGAACCCCGATTAACCTTGTGTGCTTAAGCAAAACACTTGCAGGAAGGGAACGCTATCTTCCTCCTTTCTTCCCGTAAATCGAGcagaaaacatgaaacacagccAATCTGCCATGAATAATTACACTTAGTATGTCCAAATAAACAAACGTGTGTCCAAATAATAGCACTGAACTCTACAGTTCGCACAATACATGCCAAAATCTAAAGCAGCTCTATTAAAGAATACAACAAATTTCACACTGAGCCAGACGTCTTCCTGTAAATAACTAAATGGACCGGTTTATTCTGAATTTGAACATAATTTGAGCGTgaaaaaacccttttttttataaaagtttaCTTCTGTCAGTCTGACATATAACaatctggaaagggttacaaagccatttctaaagcTTTGGGACTACActaaaccacagtgagagccattatccacaaaaggGAAAACCTGGAACAGTGGCAAACGTCCCCAGGAATGGATGACCTGCCAAAATCACTTCAAGAGTGTaccgactcatccaggaggtcagaaaagaaaccagaacaacatctaaagacctgcaggcctcacttaaGTTAAgttcagtgttcatgattcaacaacaacaacaataaaaataaaaactttatttttatagcactttaaaaaaactagaaaagtacttggagagcgcagacctttGCCATTAGCCcgatctcccaatagtgaagaatcctttaaaaaattccttgatccagatggtgatctggatcagtcccaaaatctaatcagttcttccttatgccatttgtgacatttcctaaaaatttcatcaaaatccgtccatagctttttgagttatgttgctaacaaacaaagtaacaaaccctgctggtcacataacctccttggtggggGCAACAAGGGTTTATAAGGTGTTTTGCCTtgtgcagagaaaaacagaagaacaaagagaaCCCAAACAAACACTGACTGAGATAACAACCCAACAGCTTTGTAAGACATCAAGAACCCAGATGTCATAAGATACCATGCAAACAGAGATATCACATAATGTTATAGATGCCATAAAAATCAGGGGCAAAAATTTgtagaaaatggtgaaaagctgttaaaaaggtggcagaaatgtattaaatagcaaaaatgagcagaaagatGGGGAAAAGCACataaagagtggtaaaaaatgttttttaaggacaaaaatggacagaaaattgtaaaaaagtgattaaa
This genomic window from Cheilinus undulatus linkage group 18, ASM1832078v1, whole genome shotgun sequence contains:
- the cfd gene encoding complement factor D produces the protein MMAEKEALVVAAFIFAFISHGEGIIGGREAAPHSRPYMASIQVQEGETMKHECGGFVIADQWVMTAVHCLPTGANGRKVVLGLHSLSEAEETKQTFDILEVHNHPSYSSYNFDNDISLVKLDRPFNASEAVRALEYLRAGGTNPTTGAEVETAGWGSLDNLSFRPDKLQEVVVEVIVSARCSRSDYFGRKFTSNMICAHKVCPDPCDQPHKMADSCDGDSGGPLLYNGIAVGVTSNGGKKCGQLKKPGIYTVISHYTEWIDSIMGPQPAAAQDEN